The DNA window ATTTACACCTTTCATCCGCTTATCGAGTGGCTCAGCCAGCGACGCAAGCTATTTTTCGGCGTGGTATTTGCGCTGCTGTTGCTCTCATATGGCTACGATCTGCTGTCCGCGCTGTATCCTGATGTTCATGCGCTGAGCCTGGCCCCGCAGTACCGTTTGTGGACCTGGCTGCTGTTTTACCTGACCGGCCAGCTGTTCAGCGATCCGCTGGTCGCCAGTTGGCTGACCCGCGAGAGAGTGGTGAAAGGCGCGATGATCGCCATTCCGTTTATTTATCTCTTCACCTGGTTTTACGAGCGCCATTTCTTCTTCGCCCTGTTTAAGGCTGACAGAAATGCGTTCATTCTTACCGGATCACAAATTTATATTTTGGTGGTGGCGCTGGTGATTGCCGCCAACGGCGTGCGGTTTCGTAAAAACAGCGAGTTTAAAGAGACCATTCTGGCGACTATCAGCAAAACGATGACCGGCGTCTATATTCTTCACTACTCCGTTTTTCATCTGCTGACCGCGCTTATCCCAATTAGCTCGCTGGGAACCAAGTTAATGCTGATTGTCCTGACGTTCATCGCCTCGGTGTTAATTTCAATGCTAGCGCTGTCCAATTCGCTGGTGAAAAAGGTGATTACGATTTGATGCCCTCTTAAAAACCGTAGCGCAGCCACGCAAACAGCACGTTGCCGTTATTGTAGGTGCCGGGAATATAGGTGAACTGCACGCTCAGGCGGCGATAGCTGGCGGAAAAGAGCGGCAAAATAATCGGTAGCGGTACGTAGTTGGCGAAGTCTTCTCGGGCGGTGATCCCGGCGGTCACCCCAAGCCCCAGGCGAAAATCGCGACTACTGTCCAGATACCAGCCCTTCTCCCAGCCGTAGCCGATAATCGGCTGCCACTCGTTGTGCGAATCCTTAAACATCATCGCGTAGAGTGAGCTCCAGTTACCTTCTTCGTTATATCTTGAGACACCAAATCCCCCGCCCCACGGCATCTCATTGTAGTTATCGGTTTTCTCTTTATCGTACATAAAGCGGTTGTGCCAGCTGAGAAATGGCAGATACAGGTCGTAGTTTTGCGGCTGATTCCAGGTTTGCGAGACATCGTCTTTTAGCCAGTTCCACCAGCCGCTGACGCGTTGTTCGCCATAAACCTTTGTTTCCGCCTGTACCGCAAAGGCGAAAATAAACAGAGTTCCCCACACTATCCGCAGACAACGTCGCATTGTTTTATCCTTAAA is part of the Klebsiella sp. RHBSTW-00484 genome and encodes:
- the pagP gene encoding lipid IV(A) palmitoyltransferase PagP, with product MRRCLRIVWGTLFIFAFAVQAETKVYGEQRVSGWWNWLKDDVSQTWNQPQNYDLYLPFLSWHNRFMYDKEKTDNYNEMPWGGGFGVSRYNEEGNWSSLYAMMFKDSHNEWQPIIGYGWEKGWYLDSSRDFRLGLGVTAGITAREDFANYVPLPIILPLFSASYRRLSVQFTYIPGTYNNGNVLFAWLRYGF
- a CDS encoding acyltransferase is translated as MTAVTFFTIYNTRDHYDYDYHWILGFLTFISTIATPLFFVVAGYLDSQSRHDAQWQMGKIKSVVIVFLFWMTVYYLWEPYQRGYLIQPWFVFAFIVIYTFHPLIEWLSQRRKLFFGVVFALLLLSYGYDLLSALYPDVHALSLAPQYRLWTWLLFYLTGQLFSDPLVASWLTRERVVKGAMIAIPFIYLFTWFYERHFFFALFKADRNAFILTGSQIYILVVALVIAANGVRFRKNSEFKETILATISKTMTGVYILHYSVFHLLTALIPISSLGTKLMLIVLTFIASVLISMLALSNSLVKKVITI